One window from the genome of Desulfatiglans sp. encodes:
- the rpsG gene encoding 30S ribosomal protein S7: MPRKRLIVKREITFDPKYKSALLAKFINCMMEKGKKSLSQSILYESFDIIQGKTQEDPLSVFQKAINNVKPLVEVRSRRVGGSTYQVPTEVRANRSQALGIRWLLTFSRARGEKSMPAKLAGELMDAAQKKGAAIKKKEDTHRMAEANKAFAHYRW, encoded by the coding sequence ATGCCAAGAAAAAGGTTGATAGTAAAAAGGGAAATTACCTTTGATCCGAAATACAAGAGCGCGCTTTTAGCAAAGTTTATCAACTGTATGATGGAAAAGGGCAAAAAAAGCCTTTCTCAGTCAATACTTTATGAGTCATTTGATATTATACAGGGAAAGACACAGGAAGATCCCTTATCCGTATTTCAGAAGGCTATTAATAATGTAAAGCCTCTGGTAGAAGTCAGGTCAAGAAGGGTTGGTGGTTCAACTTATCAGGTGCCCACAGAAGTAAGAGCAAATAGAAGCCAGGCACTTGGTATCAGGTGGCTGCTTACCTTTTCAAGAGCCAGGGGAGAGAAAAGTATGCCTGCAAAACTTGCCGGTGAACTGATGGATGCAGCTCAAAAAAAAGGTGCAGCGATCAAAAAGAAGGAAGATACCCATCGAATGGCCGAGGCCAACAAGGCCTTTGCTCATTATCGCTGGTAA
- a CDS encoding 30S ribosomal protein S12 — translation MPTINQLIRKGRKQSRKKVKTPALGACPQKRGVCVRVYTSTPKKPNSALRKVARVRLTNGIEVTSYIPGVGHNLQEHSVVLIRGGRVKDLPGVRYHILRGTMDTSGVEDRRQGRSKYGAKKPKAI, via the coding sequence ATGCCGACTATAAACCAGTTAATTAGAAAAGGACGAAAGCAGTCCAGGAAAAAGGTAAAGACCCCTGCACTTGGCGCATGCCCTCAGAAAAGAGGGGTATGTGTAAGGGTTTATACTTCAACTCCCAAGAAACCTAATTCAGCTTTAAGAAAAGTAGCCAGGGTAAGATTGACGAATGGCATTGAAGTGACCTCCTATATACCTGGTGTGGGCCATAATCTCCAGGAACACTCGGTTGTTTTGATACGTGGTGGCCGCGTTAAAGACCTTCCTGGTGTCCGCTATCATATCTTAAGGGGTACTATGGATACCTCAGGAGTGGAAGATAGAAGACAGGGCCGTTCAAAGTACGGCGCTAAAAAGCCCAAAGCGATTTAA